The genomic DNA ATCGCGATGATGCTGTTTGTGACGGCGTGCGGGGATAAAGCCCCCACCCGCTGGGACAAAGCTCAGCAAGAAAGTACCCAAAAACCTAAAACAACGCAGACAAAAGCCCAACAACCTACTCAAACAACTAATGCCCAGAAACTTCCCAACAAACCCGTAGCTGGAGGCAAATTAAATCGCTTCTTCCCCCCTAACGGCGGTGGCTACACTCGCACTTTCGCTCAGGAAAAAGCAGGTTTTGCTGAAGCGAAGTTGAAACAAGGTGGCAAAGATGTGGCAATGCTGTCTATTAATGACATCGCTGGCAATCCCAGTGCGGCAACCAAATTTGAGAAGAGTACCCAGAAAATAGGCGGCTATCCTGCTGTTAAACAAGGATCTACGACTACCGCTGTCCTAGTAGCCAACCGCTACCAGGTGAAAGTTCAGTCCAAAACTCCCTCTTTTAGTGCTAGCGATCGCGAAGATTGGCTCGAAAAATTCAATCTCAGCGGCCTTGCCAACCTCAAATAAGGCTGCCTACCTTGTAGAAGGGCGATCGCAGTCTCTACATTTGATATTGACACACTAATGAGATACAGGTTGGCAAAACCTCCAACCCTTTGAAACTGAGCCTTCTGAGGCTTACTCATCTACTATTCATTTCATAAGTAATTACAACCTGGATTTCTGGCAAGTGCCTAAAGGCTTTAAGGCTTGCGCCATTGCGCCTTGTTCGCCTATCTCTCAAGAATCTCATTTCCCTTTGGCAGAACTTGCGGCACAGCCTGAGTGGGGTGAGAGTGTTAAATCCGCTCAAAAATAAGGAGCCTGTCTGTTATGAGCAAAACCATCTTTGAATTAGTAGATCAACTTCCCAAAGACAACATGACCGTTAAAGCGCTGCGAGCGCTTGACTTTGTGGTTCCTGGTCAATGGGATAATTTAGTTGGCTTTGAAAACACAATCCGCACAGTCACAGGCGAAACTGACGAAGAACTAATCCAGCAAATAGGCGATCGCGCCATCTACCTTTATAACGACAAATCCCAGGGATACCAACGGGCTCTATGGCTCTACCAAACTATCGACAGTGCAGGTAGTGCGCTGGGTGCAGCAGCCTTAGCAAATAAAGTTTCCCAAAATGTTCCTTTCTTGGGATTGCTTGGCAACCTCACCCCCAAACCTGAAAAAGCCCAAACTATTGACCTATCCTTAAAATTAGTCACCGAACTTTTGGCTTTCTGCCAAATTAACGGCATCCCTGGCGATAGCATCGGCGATTTTGTCGGCTCTTTAGGTGACTACGGTGGCGAGTCTCTGATGCGAATGGCAGCTTTGGTTTGCTTTGATGGTTTAATTCCTCTAGGCCCCAACTTTATCATGGCCACTCAGTCCTGGATTGAAAGGCTCTCACCCAAGGATTTAGCAGAAAATCAAGCCTTTAAGCAAATGGGCGATATGATTCCAGGGGGTTCTCCCGCAGGCAAGCTAGGTTTTATTGGCGAAAGCTTCTCCTCGGTTTCTGGCTGGATGAGCAATTTTGTGAACGAACGCGGTTTGACTCCCCAAAACGTACTCGGTCATTTGCAGACTTTTGTAGAAATTTCTGATGACAAGGTAGACTATGTGGGTGCTTTCCTGGATATGACTACTAACTACTACGAACACACTGGTGTCCAAACTCTTGCTCGCCGCTTGATTGAACGCGCTGTAGCTGAGATTTAAAATAGCCCAAGCAGCTTTAAAATGTAGAGGTGCGATCGCTCGTACCTCTGCAAAAGAGAACCCAGAATTATTGTTGAAAACGGAATTCTTTGATAGGTAGCATCAATGGCAGAAGAAGTAAAAAATCCTAACGCTGGGGAAGCGGGGACTCCTGAAATTGCTCAAGAACACGCTCCGAGTTCTGACCAACCAGAGACAAGTGACATTCCCAGTACCGACAAGCCTCAGCCAGAGGCGAAAAATACAGAGGCGAAAAAGCCAGCCGCTAAACCTGCGGCTGATAAAGCCGCCGCAGCTAAGCCTCCGAAGAAGGAGAAGGCTCCTGCTTTGGAAGATAAGCCTTTTGCAGATTTTATTCAGCAAGACTATTTGCCAGCTTTACAGACCGCTTTGGACAAACAGGGAGTTAAGGATTTAGACCTGACTTTCGCTAAGCAAAAATTTGCGATCGCAGGTTTGAATGCAGCAGAAGAATGCTGGCAAATTATTGGCAAGTTCCAAGGAGGTCAGCGGCAATTCAATCTCTATTTCCCTAAAGAAGATATCCAAGCTCAAAGAGCTTTTTCTTGTGCGGAAAACGGCACTAAAACCAGTACCTTGGAACCTTTCTTAATTGACGAACGTAAGATTACGTTGGACTTGATGGTGTTCGGCGTTGTCCAGCGGCTCAACGCTCAAAAGTGGCTGAAACGAAATTAGCACCAGGGGAAGGAGAAGATAAAAGTTTTGAGTTTGAAGTTTTAAGTCTTGAGTAGAAGACAATTCAAAATTCTTTTTCCTTCCTTCTTCCCTCTTCCTTCTTCCTTCAACTACCAACTGCTGCCAGTTGTTCTTCGTCCCGCTGTAACAGCAAATTGTGTTCTTTAATAATGGCGTAGAGGTCAACGTCGGTTTCCAGCAAGCAGGCGTGTCCGCTCATTGGCAGCACGATCATCTCGGCATTTGGTATTCGTTTGACTAAAAGTTTCGCTTCTGCTAAAGATGGCAAAAGTCGGTCGGCTCCGCTAGCAATTACCAGCGTTGGTTGTTTAATACTACGTAACTGGTTTTCCCCTACATCGAACGATCGCACTAAAGCCAGTCGCCAAATAGTCGTTCTCTGAGGCACTGCCTGCATCGCTTCTAGCAAGGCTTGGCGCTCGCTCCTCCCAATCTTTCCTAAAGATGCTAAAACTGGCAGCAGCCCTAATATCGATAAAGGATAAATGTTTGCGGGCAACCACTGGGTCAGGTACGAGCCCCACTCCATCCAAGGCTGCTGTCTAAATGAAGACGCGGGATTAACTAAAATTAGCCGCTCAAAAAGGTGAGGAGCCTCTAATATGACTTTCATCGCCAAGCACCCCCCAAATGACTCACCACACAGGTAAACAGACCGATGATTTCCCGCTGCCTTTTCTGCTTCAATCAAGGCTATGGTCTCGCTCACAAGTACGTCCCAACTCGCCATGTCAGTAGGGGGGATGGCTAGACAACGGATGTCAAAGCCCTCTACTAATTTGGGAATTTGCGATCGCAGCAATTGACCGCTACCATCCATTCCGGGCAGAAATACAAACAATGGATACTCAACTCTAGGCAGTTTCGGCGTAAGGAGACGAATGTGGTTCTTCGCATCTAGCATGATTAAACTCAAATGAAGGAGCGGGGGAGATGGGAGCAGGGGAGCAGGGGAGATGGGGGGACAGGGGAGCGGGGGAGGCGAGGGGAGCGGGGGAGCGAGGGGGCAGGGGAGATGGGGGGCAGGGGAGCGGGGAAGATGGGTAATTAGCAATTAGCAATTAGCAATTAGCAATTAGCAATTAGCCATTAGCAATTAGCAATTAGCCATTAGCAATTAGCAATTAGCCATTAGCAATTAGCCATTTACAAACAACCTCTGCTTAGTAAGTGTGCTATTTCTCCTTGACAGTGTTCTGTTAGTTCAGTAACAACTTTTTTCGCCTGTTTTCCCTGGTATTGCTGCTGCACAGAAGGGGTGATCCAGTAAGGCCGACCGATTAAAACGTTAGTTCGCTGGTAAATTATCAGTGGATGCCAGCCTGATTGATTAAACAGGGGTTCTGAAGGATCGAACAGGCTCAAAAGCCTCAGCGGTACTGTTGAGCGGATAGACTGCTCTTGGTAAGAAGCGATCGCCACTGGCAAAACTGCCAAATCCTGCACCGGAGCCCGCAGTGCTAAGTGAGCAAATCCTCGCTGAAACTTGCCTAATTTATTTGGCGGGGTAAATTTCACCATCGGCTCTGCTCCCTCTGGAAACACCCCCACCATCTCCCCAGCTTGCAGCAGAGTTGTAGCTTGTTTAAAAAAATGCTGCTGGCGATGGGTTGGCTCCTCCAAAGGGAAAGCCCCAAATGTTGTCACCACCTCCCTCATCACCGGGACTTGACCCATGTAGTGATGGCAAGCAAAGCGAATCGGACGACCGATCGCGGCCGTCAGCAGCACTGGGTCAAGGAAACTACGGTGGTTGCTCACTACCAATACTGCACCAGATCGCGGAATGCGGTCTTCGTGGTACAGAAACCTCTGGGTTCCCAACGCAGCCAATAACCAGTGCGAAATTTGCAACGTGCTATCTAAAAACATGGGTAAAAGGCAGTTCTGGCGCTATAAGGATTTATCCGATCCCCATGCAGGTTAACATTACTTTACCAAATCTTGTCTCAGTCATAAAGTAGAAATCTGGGGGAATAAGAGGGGCTAGGGGCTAGGGGCTAGGGGAAGAGAGGAGGGGATGGGGAGGATGGGGGAGATGGGGAGGATGGGGGAGAAGGGAATAGAATTAAGGGTTTGAGGAAACTAGAATGTCCTAACTACCAAGAAGGTTGCTATATCGCTGTATTCCGCATTTATTTGCTGACTGACTCAAACAGCATTCAGGATCAAGAAATTGCTCAGCACTGAGGAAGACTAGAGGCAATATCCCTGGGTTGACTTCAAGAGTCTCGAAGACCCACTGAAGCGAGAATCTTAAAATTTGTTTTAGAATTAGCCAAAAAGATTGAACAAACATTAAAGTTGAAATTAGAGATAATTATCTTTTTGTAAAAACAGGGTTTGGGTATTTTTTCTGAATTTCAGCCAACCTGGTACAAAAAACAACTAGAGTATAATGGAAATAGTGAGTTATGATCCAAACGAGATTTAGGAAACTTCTTTAGCATTCAATGAAATCGACCGATATAACTAAAGACACCTTTGCTTTAACAACACCTCTTTACTATGTAAATGATTTACCTCACGTTGGCAGCGCTTATACAACGATGGCAGCGGATGCAGCAGCTAGGTTTGAGCGACTGCGGGGAAAATCTGTTTTGCTGATTACGGGAACAGACGAACATGGTCAGAAGATTCAGCGCACGGCTGAGAGTGTGGGGCGATCGCCTCAAGCTCACTGCGACCTAATTGCCGCTGGCTTCGAGTCTCTGTGGGAGCAGCTAAATATCCAATATAACCGCTTTAGCCGCACTACAGCGCCCCGCCATCAGTTCATAGTTAAAGAATTTTTCCAGCGTGTTTGGGAAGCAGGCGACATCTATTTGAGCCAGCAACAGGGATGGTATTGCGTCTCTTGCGAAGAGTTCAAAGAAGAACGCGACCTACTTCCTGGTAAAAGGTGTCCTATCCATACCAGCAAAGAAGTCGAGTGGCGCGACGAGGAAAATTACTTCTTCCGCCTTTCCCGCTATCAAGCTCAACTTCAAGAGCTTTACGAACAGCGACCAGACTTCATCCAACCCAAAAGCCGACGCAACGAAGTGCTGAAATTTGTCAGCACGGGATTGCAAGACTTTTCAATTTCTAGGATAAATCTTGACTGGGGTTTACCCGTTCCTGCCGACGATCGCCATACTATATATGTTTGGTTTGATGCGCTCTTGGGGTATATTACGGCTCTGCTCGATCCTGATAGCGAACCTACCTTAGAGAATGCTCTATCAAAATGGTGGCCGATCGATCTGCACCTAATTGGCAAAGATATTCTGCGCTTTCATGCAGTTTACTGGCCAGCAATGCTGATGTCCGCAAATTTACCAATGCCTGGTCGTATATTCGGACACGGATTTTTGACCAAAGATGGTAGAAAAATGGGGAAAACTGATGGTAACATCATCGATCCTGTGGCATTAGTCAATCAGTATGGTTCAGATGCAGTCCGCTATTACTTTCTAAAAGAAATTGAATTTGGAGAGGATGGTGATTTTAATGAAGCTCGGTTTATTGACACTTTGAATGCAGATTTGGCAAATGACTTGGGTAATTTGGTCAACCGTACCTTGAGCATGGCTCACAAATATTGCGGCGGCCTGATTCCGAATGTTAATGCTGAAGATATTGCACCAGATAATCCACTCAAGGAAATAGGTCTAACTTTGAGCGATCGCACAGCTCAAGCTTACGAAAATTTAGCCTTTAGTCAAGCTTGCGAAGCCATACTTGCTTTAGTGCAAGCTGGGAACAAGTTTATTGACTTTAGCGCACCTTGGAGCCTGTACAAACAAGGAAAACTAGAAGCAGTTGAAAAAGTTCTCTATCCTGTTTTGGAATCTGTTAGACTAGCAGCTTACCTTTTATCACCCATTATTCCCAATATCAGCAGTGCTATCTATCAGCAGCTAGGTTTTGCAATTGATTTTAACGACCAGGTTGCAATTAATAATTCAGCAACCTTTGCGACCCAAGCTATCTGGGGTGCTTTGCCAGCAAATCAAGCTTTAAGGCAACCTCAGCCAGTTTTTAAACGCATTGAAGTCTTACAATCAGTTTCTTCATAGTTGGGATCTATCATCGGTGTGAGTAACGTCATCATCATTACCATTACCAATCACTCTCTTACCTAAATCTTTCATAAAAATTGAGGCATATAATCATGTTGAGTAAACTAGACAATCACGACCTTTTCACTCCAGAACAGGTTCTAGAAAATAGAGGTCGAGTAGCAATTTTTATCGATGGCTCTAACCTATTTTATGCTGCTTTACAATTAGGAATTGAAATCGATTACACTAAGCTGTTGTGCCGTTTAACTGCTGGTTCGCGGTTGTTGCGCTCTTTTTTCTACACAGGTGTAGACCGCACAAATGAGAAACAGCAAGGATTTTTACTGTGGATGCGCCGCAATGGATATCGCGTGATTTCTAAGGATTTAGTGCAACTTCCAGACGGCTCAAAAAAAGCTAACTTGGATGTAGAAATTGCTGTAGATATGATGGCTTTGGTGGGTTCTTACGATACAGCAGTTTTAGTCAGCGGTGACGGGGATCTAGCTTATGCTGTGGATGCTGTCAGCTATCGCGGAGTCAGAGTTGAGGTAGTGAGTTTGCGATCGATGACGAGCGACAGTTTAATTAATGTAGCAGACCGCTATATTGATTTGGAATCGATTAAGGAAGATATCCAAAAAACTAATCGCCCGAATTATGCTTATCGTCCCTTGTCTGGCATTAGCTTGATGGACGATCATGAAGATAGATAATAATTGTTAGTGGTTAGTGGTTAGTAGTTAGTGGAAAAGACAACTTAACAACTAACAATTAACGACTAACCACTAGCAACTACCAATTAACAATGATTCATCCAAAATCTAAAATCCCAAGTTCAAAATTTCCCAGAACACTACCACTAGCTTTAGTTACTTTGCTTTTGGGAATAGTCGCTTGTGGAACTGAAGAAGCAACCCAGAAAAACAAATTAGCCGAAGATATTACTTCTGCTGAAAAGTTAAATAGCACGTTAACTTTGAGCGATGTTACTCTCGAACAGGCTAATGAAAAAGGGGAACGACTATGGACGGTAAAATCCCAGCAAGCTACTTACAGTAAAGACCAAAAAGTAGTTAATGTTAAAAATCCCACTGGTAAACTCTTTCAAGATGGCAAAGAAGTTTATCAAATTGAGGCTCAGACTGGCGAGGTACGCCAAGATAGCAATCAAATTATACTTAAAGGCAAGATTGTAGCTACCGATCCCCGCAATGGTATAGTGCTACGGGGGAATGAGTTAGAGTGGCGACCAAAGGAAGATTTACTGATTGTTCGTAATAATTTAACGGGAGATCATAAACAGGCAATAGCTTCAGCTAAGGAGGCGCGAGTTTTTAGTCGCGCTAAGCGGATGGAGTTATTCGGGTCTGTGGTTGCTAATATTAAAGATCCTGTTTTACAGTTACGAACTGAGCATTTAATTTGGCTGTTAGATCGGCAAAAGATGATCGGGGATCGCCCAGTACAAATCGATCGCTACAAAAATAAAATAATTACAGATCGAGCTTATGCTGACCAAGCTGATGTTGATTTAAAACTCAAAATTGCTAACTTGACAAAAAATGCTCAATTACTGCCTTCAGACCCGCCGTTGCAGATATCTAGTAATATTATGAGTTGGAATTTTCCCGCTGAACTTGTGGTTTCGCCGGGGCCTGTGACTGTTATTCAACTCAAAGAAAAAGTGACGATGAGGGGGAATCAAGGTCGGGGAGATTTAGAAAAAGATGTCTTTTATTTAACTGGCAATGTTGTTGGAATTGGGGAGAAACGTAATGCTCAATTGAATACAGATAATTTTATTTGGTATTTAAAAACTCAGACTTTTGATGCTATAGGAAATGTGGTTTATCGTCAATTAGACCCTGAGTTTAATTTGACTGGGCCCAAGGCTGCGGGACAACTTAAAAATGAAACTGTGGTTGTGCAAGGGGATGCAAATGGTGGCCAGGTAGTTACTGAGATTATTACTAAGTAGGAAATTTGTTGGGATAGTTGCTAATCAGGACTTACGCACCCAACCAAAGAAACCGGGTTTTTTGACGAACTAATAGCATTGCTACTGCATATTCTTCTGAGAAATTCTGATGATGTAAGGAGAATATTTATGTCTTTCATAAGAACCAACCCAAATATCATAATTACCAGAAAGCCATTGACCGACAAGACCAGGGTTTTTGCCTTCATAGTCATCATTGCACCAAGTTCCACCAGGCCCGCGTACTATTAAGGTGGTATCTTCAGAACTTTTCACTTGAATGCTCAGATACTCGAAAAAATTCCTTAAAACTAACTTATGGTCTGGCTTTCCATCTATAAAACCAATGCAAGGCCCTGTAACGGTTTCTTGTCGGCCTGCTGTTTCTTGAGCTACTACAAATCCACCGCTAAGACCTCTAATTGTCATCGGATCTGGAGAAAAATCTAGGCTGAGAGTGACATCTTCAAAGATAGGTGTTGAGTTCTTTTCTTGAGCGATCGCTAAGACATTGTTCAGCAGAATAAACACAGCTATTGCTAGTGCTAAAACTAATACTCCTTTGTGTCTTTTCCGATTGGTCATGGGTGGGATGTAGCAGCAATTAGGTATTTGTTAACGGTTAACAGTTAACAGTTAACCGTTAACCGTTAACTATTTAGGATTTTCGTCCTAAAACTTGTTCTTTGAGAATTTGGATGTTTTGAGATAATTCTTGGCGATTGGAGGACTTCAGTAAATAGCGGTAGATAAACCAGCTTGAGTATCCAATTCCAATTAGCTCAAAAGTTGGCTCTAGGAAGGGGATATCGTTTAGCGCGTCCACTACGCCCAGAAATATTTTGAAGGCGATAATTGAGGCTATTATCAAACCTAGAAGAGTGAGCTGGCTTTTGTACTCTTGATAAAAGCCGCTGATGTAATCTGGGAGGTGGGACAAAATTGAGAGGATTTGTTCTTTAATCTGCTGCGACTGGCTTGTTGACTGGGTTGTTGATTTGTCTGCGGCAGTATCTTCGACGATGATAACAGTTTCAGGTGGATTTGAGGTTGACATTTTTGCTACTATAACAGGTTGTTCAGGTTGATTTGGGGTAGTTATTTCAGCACTGGCAATCGTTTCAAACGGATTTGCCGCAGGTGTTTGGAGGTAATTTACTGCTGGCGGTTCTGGGCTAGCAGTTTCGGCTGTAACTTCTGTTGGTTGTTCTGAAGTAGGAGTTTCGGCAACTACTTCTGCTGGTTGTTCTGGACTAGCAGTTAGGACAACTACTTCTGTTTCTGGTTGTTCGGGAGTAGCAGTTTCGGCAACTACTTCTGTTTCCGGTTTTTCTGGGTTAGGAATTTCAGCCACGACACCAGCCTCTTGAAAATTTAACTTTTAATGCCCTCTTGCAAGCGGGTGATATCCATTTCCCGTTGGTGAAGGATTACCCACGATTCTATCAGGTCGGGGCCGTGCATTGCCCCTGTCAAAGCTGCCCGGAGAGTTCGCATGATTAGCCCTTTTTTGAGGTTTTTCTCTTTGCTCACCTTTTTGGTAATTTCTTGAGCTTGGGCTGATGTTAACTGCGGACAGCTTGATAGTGCTTCTAAAATCGCTTGCAATGCGTCTGCTGCGTCTGGTTGCTGCAATTGAGCAGTGGCTTCTTCTTCGTACTCCAAGGTTGGGGTAAAGAATAATTTGCTCATATCGACGGCATCTTTGAGACGGACGAGACTAGGGCCAATCAGAGCGGTAATTTGTTCGAGCCAAGGGCGATCGCTCACTGGATCGAAGTCATACCCCGCTGACTGCCAATAGGGTATCAATAAATTTGTCAGTTGCGGCACTGCCATTTTGTGTAGATATTGACTGTTGAGCCAGTTGAGCTTGTCCCAGTCAAATTTCGCCCCTGCTTTGTTGACGCGATCGCAGCTAAAATGTTGAGCTGCTTCTGAGAGTGTAAAGATTTCTTGGGTGGAATCGGGGGGTGTCCAACCTAGAAGCGTCATGTAATTGACTAATGCTTCTGGGATGTAACCCATGTCTTTAAAGTCGGAAATAGAGGTTACGCCGTCGCGTTTAGAAAGTTTTTGTCCTTCTTTATTTAAAATTAGGGGCGTGTGGGCAAATTCGGGGAGTGCGGTTCCCAAGGCTTCATAGAGCAAAATTTGTTTGGGAGTATTGCCGATGTGATCTTCGCCTCGGATGACGTGGGTGATGTTCATGTCGATGTCATCGACGACAACGGCGAGGTTGTAAAG from Kamptonema formosum PCC 6407 includes the following:
- a CDS encoding DUF2996 domain-containing protein produces the protein MAEEVKNPNAGEAGTPEIAQEHAPSSDQPETSDIPSTDKPQPEAKNTEAKKPAAKPAADKAAAAKPPKKEKAPALEDKPFADFIQQDYLPALQTALDKQGVKDLDLTFAKQKFAIAGLNAAEECWQIIGKFQGGQRQFNLYFPKEDIQAQRAFSCAENGTKTSTLEPFLIDERKITLDLMVFGVVQRLNAQKWLKRN
- a CDS encoding alpha/beta fold hydrolase; amino-acid sequence: MLDAKNHIRLLTPKLPRVEYPLFVFLPGMDGSGQLLRSQIPKLVEGFDIRCLAIPPTDMASWDVLVSETIALIEAEKAAGNHRSVYLCGESFGGCLAMKVILEAPHLFERLILVNPASSFRQQPWMEWGSYLTQWLPANIYPLSILGLLPVLASLGKIGRSERQALLEAMQAVPQRTTIWRLALVRSFDVGENQLRSIKQPTLVIASGADRLLPSLAEAKLLVKRIPNAEMIVLPMSGHACLLETDVDLYAIIKEHNLLLQRDEEQLAAVGS
- a CDS encoding lysophospholipid acyltransferase family protein, with product MFLDSTLQISHWLLAALGTQRFLYHEDRIPRSGAVLVVSNHRSFLDPVLLTAAIGRPIRFACHHYMGQVPVMREVVTTFGAFPLEEPTHRQQHFFKQATTLLQAGEMVGVFPEGAEPMVKFTPPNKLGKFQRGFAHLALRAPVQDLAVLPVAIASYQEQSIRSTVPLRLLSLFDPSEPLFNQSGWHPLIIYQRTNVLIGRPYWITPSVQQQYQGKQAKKVVTELTEHCQGEIAHLLSRGCL
- the metG gene encoding methionine--tRNA ligase, with translation MKSTDITKDTFALTTPLYYVNDLPHVGSAYTTMAADAAARFERLRGKSVLLITGTDEHGQKIQRTAESVGRSPQAHCDLIAAGFESLWEQLNIQYNRFSRTTAPRHQFIVKEFFQRVWEAGDIYLSQQQGWYCVSCEEFKEERDLLPGKRCPIHTSKEVEWRDEENYFFRLSRYQAQLQELYEQRPDFIQPKSRRNEVLKFVSTGLQDFSISRINLDWGLPVPADDRHTIYVWFDALLGYITALLDPDSEPTLENALSKWWPIDLHLIGKDILRFHAVYWPAMLMSANLPMPGRIFGHGFLTKDGRKMGKTDGNIIDPVALVNQYGSDAVRYYFLKEIEFGEDGDFNEARFIDTLNADLANDLGNLVNRTLSMAHKYCGGLIPNVNAEDIAPDNPLKEIGLTLSDRTAQAYENLAFSQACEAILALVQAGNKFIDFSAPWSLYKQGKLEAVEKVLYPVLESVRLAAYLLSPIIPNISSAIYQQLGFAIDFNDQVAINNSATFATQAIWGALPANQALRQPQPVFKRIEVLQSVSS
- a CDS encoding LabA-like NYN domain-containing protein, producing MLSKLDNHDLFTPEQVLENRGRVAIFIDGSNLFYAALQLGIEIDYTKLLCRLTAGSRLLRSFFYTGVDRTNEKQQGFLLWMRRNGYRVISKDLVQLPDGSKKANLDVEIAVDMMALVGSYDTAVLVSGDGDLAYAVDAVSYRGVRVEVVSLRSMTSDSLINVADRYIDLESIKEDIQKTNRPNYAYRPLSGISLMDDHEDR
- the lptC gene encoding LPS export ABC transporter periplasmic protein LptC, whose product is MIHPKSKIPSSKFPRTLPLALVTLLLGIVACGTEEATQKNKLAEDITSAEKLNSTLTLSDVTLEQANEKGERLWTVKSQQATYSKDQKVVNVKNPTGKLFQDGKEVYQIEAQTGEVRQDSNQIILKGKIVATDPRNGIVLRGNELEWRPKEDLLIVRNNLTGDHKQAIASAKEARVFSRAKRMELFGSVVANIKDPVLQLRTEHLIWLLDRQKMIGDRPVQIDRYKNKIITDRAYADQADVDLKLKIANLTKNAQLLPSDPPLQISSNIMSWNFPAELVVSPGPVTVIQLKEKVTMRGNQGRGDLEKDVFYLTGNVVGIGEKRNAQLNTDNFIWYLKTQTFDAIGNVVYRQLDPEFNLTGPKAAGQLKNETVVVQGDANGGQVVTEIITK
- a CDS encoding CAAD domain-containing protein, coding for MAEIPNPEKPETEVVAETATPEQPETEVVVLTASPEQPAEVVAETPTSEQPTEVTAETASPEPPAVNYLQTPAANPFETIASAEITTPNQPEQPVIVAKMSTSNPPETVIIVEDTAADKSTTQSTSQSQQIKEQILSILSHLPDYISGFYQEYKSQLTLLGLIIASIIAFKIFLGVVDALNDIPFLEPTFELIGIGYSSWFIYRYLLKSSNRQELSQNIQILKEQVLGRKS
- the gltX gene encoding glutamate--tRNA ligase, which produces MTVRVRIAPSPTGNLHIGTARTAVFNWLYARNTGGKFILRIEDTDLERSRPEYTENIQTGLTWLGLTWDEGPSFQSQRLDLYRQAVQTLLDKGLAYRCYTSAAELDQMREEQKAKKQAPRYDNRHRHLTPEQQSAFEAEGRQPVIRFIIDDDRTISWHDMVRGTVTWKGSDLGGDMVIARASSGGNIGQPLYNLAVVVDDIDMNITHVIRGEDHIGNTPKQILLYEALGTALPEFAHTPLILNKEGQKLSKRDGVTSISDFKDMGYIPEALVNYMTLLGWTPPDSTQEIFTLSEAAQHFSCDRVNKAGAKFDWDKLNWLNSQYLHKMAVPQLTNLLIPYWQSAGYDFDPVSDRPWLEQITALIGPSLVRLKDAVDMSKLFFTPTLEYEEEATAQLQQPDAADALQAILEALSSCPQLTSAQAQEITKKVSKEKNLKKGLIMRTLRAALTGAMHGPDLIESWVILHQREMDITRLQEGIKS